GTTGTTATAACTGTATACCAAGATAGATCATTCTCATTCATAACAAAAACTCCACCAGCTGCAGTATTATTAAAGAAAGCTGCTGGTTTAGATTCTGCATCAGGAGAACCAAACAAGAAGAAGGTTGCTACTTTATCTTCAGCTAAGATAAGAGAAATAGCAGAATTAAAAATGCCTGACTTAAACGCTGCATCAGTTGAAACTGCAATGAGTATGATAGCTGGTACTGCAAGAAGTATGGGAATAGTTGTAGAAGACTAATTTAAAATTAAATTAGACACTTCTGTATAGAAGTGGGAGGTTGAAAAAACCGAATAATAC
Above is a genomic segment from Romboutsia lituseburensis containing:
- the rplK gene encoding 50S ribosomal protein L11 — its product is MAKKVIGQIKLQIPAGKATPAPPVGPALGQHGVNIMGFTKEFNAKTADQAGMIIPVVITVYQDRSFSFITKTPPAAVLLKKAAGLDSASGEPNKKKVATLSSAKIREIAELKMPDLNAASVETAMSMIAGTARSMGIVVED